The Streptomyces bacillaris sequence CTTCCGAAACCGACGCAGCCCCGAACGCCGCCGCACACGATCCCCCCGGTCCTGGCGCACCCGAGTCGCCGGACTCGCCGCCGCGGCCCTCGCCCTCTCCCTCGTCCAGGCCAACGTCGGCAACGCCGCGGCCGACCGCGGCGCCGCCGAGGTCGCGCCCAGGGCCGCCGCCGATGTGGTGCGGGTGGCCGAGTTCCTGGCCGAGTGCCCGTACACCCACCGGGCCCCCGACGACCCGATCATCTTCCCGGGCCTGCCGGGCGCCTCCCACATGCACAGCTTCTTCGGCAACGACACCACGAACGCCCACTCCGACCTGGCCTCGCTGGAGAAGGGCCGCACCTCCTGCTCCCCCGACACCGACCTCTCCTCGTACTGGGTGCCCACCCTGTACGACGGCGACCGGGAGGTGGAGCCCACCGGGACCACCTTCTACTACCTGGGCGAAGGGGTCCTCGACGACGTCATCCGGCAGATCCAGCCCTTCCCCAAGGGCCTGCGCATCGTGGCGGGCAACGCGAAGGCGACCGGGCCGCAGGACAACACCATCGCCCGCTGGTCGTGTCTGCACGCCGGTCATGTCGACCCCTCGCAGGACTTCGTCAACTGCCCGGCCGGCACGATGCTGGAGTCCTACCTGGACTTCCCGCAGTGCTGGAACGGTACGGACCTCGACTCGGCCGACCACAAGAGCCACATGGCCTACCCGGTCGCGGGCGAGTGCCCCTCGACCCACCCGGTGCCGGTGCCCAAGCTCCGCCAGGTGCTGCGCTATCCGGTCAACGGCGACCCGGCCCGCTTCCGGCTGGCGTCGGGCCCCGGTTTCACGATGCACGGCGACTTCTTCAACGTATGGCCGGAGGAGGAGCTGGC is a genomic window containing:
- a CDS encoding DUF1996 domain-containing protein — encoded protein: MLFRNRRSPERRRTRSPRSWRTRVAGLAAAALALSLVQANVGNAAADRGAAEVAPRAAADVVRVAEFLAECPYTHRAPDDPIIFPGLPGASHMHSFFGNDTTNAHSDLASLEKGRTSCSPDTDLSSYWVPTLYDGDREVEPTGTTFYYLGEGVLDDVIRQIQPFPKGLRIVAGNAKATGPQDNTIARWSCLHAGHVDPSQDFVNCPAGTMLESYLDFPQCWNGTDLDSADHKSHMAYPVAGECPSTHPVPVPKLRQVLRYPVNGDPARFRLASGPGFTMHGDFFNVWPEEELAQRVRDCINAIVKCGFDGRP